One genomic region from Sphingomicrobium aestuariivivum encodes:
- a CDS encoding error-prone DNA polymerase, which produces MPDASPSSLSKRKLVLGDGAPRPKIPRAPYVELGVTTPFSFLRGASDAIELVLTALEKGMDAIGVADRDTLAGVVRVHSAAKAAGLTPLIGCRLCPVDAPELLAYPLSREGYANLSALLSTGKMRCEKGECDLLLSEIAARGADIAFIAIPGEDVDAFAEALPALVAALPGLAHVAASYLYRGNDVARIERLDRLARAHRCSILATNDVHYHAPEKRPLQDVMTCIREKVTLETAGWRLHANAERHLKGPGEMAALFERWPHAIHATRAFADAIDFSLDELAYEYPEETCPGGRTPQQHLEHLTWAGSSRRWPEGVPPAIIAQLKKELALIEKLDFARYFLTVHDIVAYARSLDPPILCQGRGSAANSAVCYCLGITAVDPSTTDLLFERFISEERKEPPDIDVDFEHERREEVIQHIYAKYGRERAGIAATVIHYRPRMAIREVGKVMGWSEDVCAAIAGTFWGSMESEMREERVAEAGLDLSDPHLRRTVALAEQLIGMPRHLSQHVGGFILTQRPLTETVPIGNGAMPDRTFIEWDKDDIEELGILKIDVLALGMLTCCRKAFDLIEAHHGEKWDLATLPKEEPGVYDMLCEGDSLGVFQVESRAQMNMLPRLRPREFYDLVIEVAIVRPGPIQGDMVHPFLKRRQGKEPVVYPCPDPDHGPPDELERILRRTLGVPVFQEQAMKIALDAAKFSSAEANQLRKAMATFRSRGTIDLLQDKMVGRMVERGYDPEFAERCFHQIRGFGEYGFPESHAASFALLVYVSSWLKWRYPAAFAAALLNSQPMGFYAPAQIVRDAREHGVEVRAIDVNHSHWDCTLEPTDREPVAQRRSWGSTALPTGEWAPDSLPPPSPRMALRLGLRQVDGLRLDDATRIVAARSGTPYDSVEDMKKRAGISVAGVEKLAEADAFRSMRLDRRAALWDAKALKGAPALPLFEAADARDEGWEVEQVRLPAMPLSEQVVTDYQTTRLSLKAHPMQFLRAHYAAQGCVTAGELRDMRYGRRVSLAGLVLIRQRPGSAKGVCFTTIEDETGVANLVVWPDAFEAYRPIVMGARLLKVTGIVQHDDAVVHVIAAHLEDDTALLQHLSDDMLVAAPGRGDGAGAMRPRTTGVHPRNVDCIPKGRNFR; this is translated from the coding sequence ATGCCCGACGCCAGCCCTTCCTCGCTGTCCAAGCGCAAGCTCGTGCTGGGCGACGGCGCGCCGCGGCCCAAGATCCCGCGCGCGCCCTATGTCGAGCTGGGCGTCACCACCCCCTTTTCCTTCCTGCGCGGCGCGTCGGATGCGATCGAGCTCGTCCTGACCGCGCTCGAGAAAGGGATGGACGCCATCGGGGTCGCCGACCGCGATACGCTGGCCGGCGTGGTGCGGGTGCATAGCGCGGCCAAGGCGGCGGGGCTCACCCCGCTGATCGGTTGCCGCCTGTGCCCCGTGGATGCGCCCGAGCTGCTCGCCTATCCGCTCAGCCGCGAGGGCTATGCCAATCTCTCGGCGCTCCTCTCGACCGGCAAGATGCGCTGCGAGAAGGGCGAATGCGACCTCCTCCTCTCCGAGATCGCGGCCCGAGGGGCCGATATCGCGTTCATCGCCATCCCCGGCGAGGATGTCGACGCCTTTGCCGAAGCGCTGCCCGCACTGGTCGCGGCGCTACCGGGCCTGGCCCATGTCGCCGCCAGCTATCTCTATCGTGGCAACGATGTCGCCCGCATCGAGCGGCTCGACCGGCTCGCGCGCGCGCACCGCTGCTCGATCCTCGCCACCAACGACGTGCATTATCACGCCCCCGAGAAGCGCCCGCTGCAGGACGTCATGACCTGCATCCGCGAGAAGGTGACGCTCGAGACCGCGGGCTGGCGCCTCCACGCCAATGCCGAGCGGCACCTCAAGGGCCCGGGCGAGATGGCGGCGCTGTTCGAGCGCTGGCCCCACGCCATCCACGCCACCCGCGCGTTCGCCGATGCCATCGACTTCAGCCTCGACGAGCTGGCTTACGAATATCCGGAAGAGACCTGTCCCGGCGGGCGCACCCCGCAGCAGCATCTCGAACATCTCACCTGGGCGGGCTCCAGCCGCCGCTGGCCCGAGGGGGTGCCACCAGCGATCATCGCCCAGCTGAAGAAGGAACTCGCGCTGATCGAAAAGCTCGACTTCGCGCGCTACTTCCTCACCGTCCACGACATCGTCGCTTACGCCCGCAGCCTCGACCCGCCGATCCTGTGCCAGGGACGCGGGAGCGCGGCCAATAGCGCGGTCTGCTATTGCCTCGGCATCACCGCGGTCGACCCGTCCACGACCGACCTCCTGTTCGAGCGCTTCATCTCGGAGGAGCGCAAGGAGCCGCCCGATATCGACGTCGATTTCGAGCATGAGCGGCGCGAGGAGGTGATCCAGCACATCTATGCCAAATATGGCCGCGAGCGCGCGGGCATCGCGGCGACGGTGATCCACTATCGCCCGCGCATGGCGATCCGCGAGGTCGGCAAGGTGATGGGCTGGTCGGAGGATGTGTGCGCCGCCATCGCGGGCACCTTCTGGGGCTCGATGGAAAGCGAGATGCGGGAGGAGCGGGTGGCCGAGGCGGGGCTCGATTTAAGCGATCCGCACCTCAGGCGTACCGTCGCGCTGGCCGAGCAGCTGATCGGCATGCCGCGCCATTTGAGCCAGCATGTCGGCGGCTTCATCCTGACCCAGCGCCCGCTCACCGAGACGGTGCCGATCGGCAATGGTGCCATGCCCGACCGCACCTTCATCGAATGGGACAAGGACGACATCGAGGAGCTCGGCATCCTCAAGATCGACGTGCTCGCGCTGGGGATGCTGACCTGTTGCCGCAAGGCCTTCGACCTCATCGAGGCGCATCACGGCGAGAAGTGGGACCTCGCCACGCTGCCCAAGGAGGAGCCGGGCGTCTACGACATGCTGTGCGAGGGCGACAGCCTCGGCGTCTTCCAGGTCGAAAGCCGCGCGCAGATGAACATGCTGCCACGCCTTCGCCCCCGCGAGTTCTACGACCTCGTCATCGAGGTCGCGATCGTGCGCCCGGGGCCGATCCAGGGCGACATGGTCCACCCCTTTTTGAAGCGGCGGCAGGGCAAGGAGCCGGTCGTCTACCCCTGCCCCGACCCCGACCACGGCCCGCCCGACGAGCTCGAACGCATCCTCAGGCGGACACTCGGCGTGCCGGTGTTCCAGGAGCAGGCGATGAAGATCGCGCTCGATGCCGCCAAGTTCAGTAGCGCCGAGGCCAACCAGCTGAGGAAGGCGATGGCGACCTTCCGTTCGCGCGGCACCATCGACCTGCTCCAGGACAAGATGGTCGGGCGGATGGTGGAGCGCGGTTACGATCCCGAGTTCGCCGAGCGCTGCTTCCACCAGATCCGCGGCTTTGGCGAATATGGCTTTCCCGAGAGCCATGCGGCGAGCTTCGCGCTGCTGGTCTATGTGAGTAGCTGGCTCAAGTGGCGCTACCCCGCCGCCTTCGCCGCCGCGCTGTTGAATTCGCAGCCGATGGGCTTTTACGCCCCCGCGCAGATCGTCCGCGATGCGCGCGAACATGGGGTCGAGGTGCGCGCGATCGACGTCAATCACTCGCATTGGGACTGCACCCTCGAGCCGACCGACCGCGAGCCGGTGGCGCAGCGGCGTTCATGGGGCTCGACCGCGCTGCCGACGGGCGAATGGGCGCCCGACAGCCTGCCCCCGCCCAGCCCGCGCATGGCGCTCCGCCTCGGGCTGCGACAGGTCGACGGGCTACGCCTCGACGACGCCACCCGCATCGTCGCGGCGCGCTCGGGCACGCCCTATGACAGCGTCGAGGACATGAAGAAGCGCGCGGGGATTTCGGTCGCGGGTGTCGAAAAGCTCGCCGAGGCCGATGCCTTCCGCTCGATGAGGCTCGACCGCCGCGCCGCTTTGTGGGACGCCAAGGCATTGAAGGGCGCGCCCGCGCTCCCGCTGTTCGAGGCGGCCGACGCGCGCGATGAAGGCTGGGAAGTCGAGCAGGTGCGGCTGCCCGCCATGCCGCTGTCCGAGCAGGTGGTGACCGACTACCAGACCACGCGGCTGTCCTTGAAGGCGCATCCGATGCAGTTCCTGCGCGCCCATTATGCGGCGCAAGGCTGCGTGACCGCGGGCGAACTCCGCGACATGCGCTATGGCCGCCGCGTCAGTCTTGCCGGCCTCGTCCTCATCCGCCAGCGCCCGGGCAGCGCCAAGGGCGTGTGCTTCACTACCATCGAGGACGAGACAGGGGTCGCCAACCTCGTCGTCTGGCCCGATGCGTTCGAGGCCTATCGTCCCATCGTCATGGGCGCGCGGCTTTTGAAGGTGACGGGCATCGTCCAGCATGACGATGCGGTGGTCCACGTCATCGCCGCGCATCTGGAAGACGATACGGCGCTCCTCCAGCACCTGTCCGACGACATGCTGGTCGCCGCTCCGGGGCGCGGCGACGGCGCCGGCGCGATGCGCCCGCGCACCACCGGCGTCCATCCGCGCAACGTCGACTGCATCCCCAAGGGACGCAATTTCCGCTAG
- a CDS encoding DNA polymerase Y family protein, which translates to MRKVRARTLAIWLPRLSIERWRKIANAHGDAPPEDARILLTREGPHGTLVHATCDNAALLGLRAGMRLTDARAVDPKATVIACDLIGDGKLMARLARWAQRWSPLVERDGEDGFRLDASGIAHLWGGEKALLDDVEARFAGLGLTARTAIADTPLAAWALAHHSREGSGRGELVGSAHTPPRNKLEGRLASGQLAAQLAPLPVSALRLPPNVVQTLNRLGLKTIASLSGIERRSLARRFRAADNPLDALDRALGRIADPLTAEADEPPPAARLRLKEPVDDPAAAAQALDLLVPDLARQLEVRRLGARTVTLAGFRVDGSVASVEASTALATREADHLRRLLAERTERLDPEFGFDAFALTASWAEPLDPAQDALDGGEPAGVAVGRLVDRIATRLGSEAVSRPHRVPAHMPERSAGWQSALADPAEAETPPPQAPRPERLLDTPEAISVLYATPEGLPRRFVWRRAVHDIKRVEGPERISPEWWREYRPARLRDYYRVEDQAGRGYWIFREGVFGDGRGGDPVWYIHGLFG; encoded by the coding sequence ATGAGGAAGGTGCGCGCAAGGACGCTGGCCATCTGGCTGCCGCGCCTGTCGATCGAGCGCTGGCGCAAGATCGCGAACGCGCATGGCGACGCGCCTCCTGAGGACGCGCGAATCCTCCTCACACGCGAGGGGCCGCATGGCACGCTGGTGCATGCGACCTGCGACAATGCCGCGCTCCTCGGGCTGCGCGCGGGCATGCGGCTCACCGATGCGCGCGCGGTCGATCCCAAGGCGACCGTCATCGCCTGCGACCTCATCGGGGACGGCAAGCTCATGGCGCGGCTCGCGCGCTGGGCGCAGCGCTGGTCGCCGTTGGTCGAGCGCGACGGCGAGGATGGCTTCCGGCTCGATGCAAGCGGGATCGCGCACCTGTGGGGCGGCGAGAAGGCGCTCCTGGACGATGTCGAGGCGCGCTTTGCCGGCCTCGGGCTGACCGCGCGCACCGCGATCGCCGACACGCCGCTCGCCGCCTGGGCGCTGGCGCATCATTCCCGCGAGGGATCGGGGCGGGGGGAGCTTGTCGGCTCGGCACACACCCCGCCCCGCAACAAGTTGGAGGGCAGGCTGGCATCGGGACAACTCGCCGCGCAGCTCGCGCCGCTGCCCGTCTCGGCGCTGCGGCTACCGCCCAACGTGGTGCAGACGCTCAACCGCCTCGGCCTCAAGACCATTGCCAGCCTGTCGGGGATCGAGCGGCGCAGCCTCGCGCGGCGGTTTCGCGCCGCCGACAATCCCTTGGACGCGCTCGACCGCGCGCTGGGCCGCATCGCCGATCCGCTGACCGCCGAGGCCGACGAACCGCCGCCCGCCGCGCGATTGAGGCTGAAGGAGCCGGTCGACGATCCCGCCGCGGCCGCACAGGCGCTCGACCTGCTCGTCCCCGACCTCGCGCGCCAGCTGGAGGTGCGGCGGCTGGGGGCGCGGACGGTCACGCTGGCGGGCTTTCGCGTCGACGGCTCGGTCGCGAGCGTGGAAGCCTCGACCGCGCTGGCGACCCGCGAGGCCGACCATCTCCGGCGGCTGCTCGCGGAACGGACCGAGCGGCTCGACCCCGAATTCGGCTTCGACGCCTTCGCGCTGACCGCCAGCTGGGCCGAACCCCTGGACCCCGCGCAGGACGCGCTGGACGGGGGCGAGCCCGCCGGTGTCGCCGTGGGGCGCCTCGTCGACCGCATCGCCACCCGGCTCGGCAGCGAGGCGGTGAGCCGCCCGCACCGCGTGCCCGCGCATATGCCCGAACGCTCGGCAGGCTGGCAGTCGGCGCTCGCCGATCCGGCCGAGGCGGAGACACCGCCGCCACAGGCGCCGCGCCCCGAGCGGCTGCTCGATACGCCCGAAGCGATCAGCGTGCTCTACGCCACCCCCGAGGGCCTGCCGCGCCGCTTCGTCTGGCGCCGCGCGGTGCATGACATCAAGCGCGTCGAGGGGCCCGAGCGCATCTCGCCCGAATGGTGGCGCGAATATCGGCCCGCCCGGCTGCGCGACTATTATCGCGTCGAGGACCAGGCCGGGCGCGGCTACTGGATCTTTCGCGAGGGCGTCTTCGGCGACGGGCGTGGGGGCGATCCGGTCTGGTATATCCACGGCCTGTTCGGGTAG
- a CDS encoding ImuA family protein — MADGLSIRAGELPVVLPDGAARGLVRPSSDLPGGEGEERDGASERERIPLPDRPTLGEIFPTHARDAGWVRFLLAQATPDRPLLWVQERMAILEAGRIHPPGLGDGNLPLIHVCAADTPKLLWVMEEALRCSALSGVVGEAWGEHARLDFTATRRLAFAAEAHGVPCWLVRLGAGAANLSGARWRWRVESRPSGPNPYNMKAPGPSRLALDLFRARGRAPGQWEWVDEEGARKDAGHLAAAPVDRALAQDRERAWRRAS, encoded by the coding sequence GTGGCAGATGGCCTTTCCATCCGCGCCGGCGAGCTTCCCGTGGTGCTGCCCGACGGCGCCGCGCGGGGGCTTGTGCGGCCTTCTTCCGACCTTCCCGGAGGGGAAGGCGAGGAACGCGATGGCGCATCGGAGCGCGAGCGCATCCCGCTGCCCGACCGCCCGACGCTCGGCGAGATCTTCCCGACCCATGCGCGCGATGCGGGCTGGGTCCGGTTCCTGCTGGCGCAAGCCACCCCCGATCGTCCGCTCCTGTGGGTACAGGAACGGATGGCCATCCTCGAGGCCGGGCGCATCCATCCCCCCGGCCTCGGGGACGGCAATCTTCCGCTCATCCACGTCTGCGCGGCCGACACGCCGAAGCTGCTCTGGGTCATGGAGGAGGCCTTGCGATGTTCGGCCCTGAGCGGGGTCGTGGGCGAGGCGTGGGGCGAGCATGCGCGGCTGGATTTCACCGCCACGCGGCGCCTCGCCTTTGCCGCCGAGGCGCATGGCGTGCCCTGCTGGCTCGTCCGGCTGGGCGCGGGCGCGGCCAACCTGTCGGGCGCGCGCTGGCGCTGGCGGGTGGAGAGCCGGCCCTCGGGGCCCAACCCCTACAATATGAAAGCGCCCGGGCCATCGCGACTGGCGCTCGACCTGTTCCGCGCGCGCGGGCGTGCGCCGGGGCAATGGGAGTGGGTCGATGAGGAAGGTGCGCGCAAGGACGCTGGCCATCTGGCTGCCGCGCCTGTCGATCGAGCGCTGGCGCAAGATCGCGAACGCGCATGGCGACGCGCCTCCTGA
- a CDS encoding alpha/beta hydrolase family protein, producing the protein MIWQRDKAAVDPSNRIHPDDIAPSAWERTREVLWQFPRFASAWGPIEPTGPEEGPPALVLPGFLSSDRSTSQIRGALGRYGWRAHPWELGTNKGAYHGLLETLEERLDAVGDGRKVLVLGWSLGGLYARELARHAPDKVRAVVTLASPFCGDLKSNNNVRWLYEWVAGHDVNEPPFPRLEDKPPVPTMAFWSRRDGIVAPRAARGDECHSDRAIEIDTHHMGFAVWRPALSRIMAHVNRFVCEVEGEMPARTRSEQRAHERAEKRARRDASESARQA; encoded by the coding sequence ATGATCTGGCAGCGCGACAAGGCCGCGGTCGATCCTTCGAACCGCATCCATCCCGACGACATCGCCCCGTCGGCCTGGGAGCGGACGCGCGAAGTCCTGTGGCAGTTTCCGCGCTTCGCCTCGGCCTGGGGGCCCATCGAACCGACCGGCCCCGAGGAAGGCCCGCCCGCGCTGGTGCTGCCCGGCTTCCTCTCCTCGGACCGTTCGACCAGCCAGATCCGTGGTGCATTGGGCCGCTATGGCTGGCGCGCGCATCCGTGGGAACTCGGCACCAACAAGGGCGCCTATCACGGGCTCCTCGAAACGCTCGAGGAGCGGCTCGATGCGGTCGGCGACGGGCGCAAGGTGCTGGTGCTCGGCTGGAGCCTCGGCGGGCTCTATGCGCGCGAGCTGGCGCGCCATGCCCCCGACAAGGTGCGCGCGGTCGTCACCCTCGCCTCGCCCTTCTGCGGCGACCTGAAGAGCAACAACAATGTCCGCTGGCTCTACGAATGGGTCGCGGGCCATGACGTCAACGAGCCGCCCTTCCCGCGATTGGAGGACAAGCCGCCGGTGCCGACCATGGCCTTCTGGAGCCGCAGGGACGGCATCGTCGCACCGCGCGCGGCACGCGGCGACGAGTGTCATTCGGACCGTGCGATCGAGATCGACACGCATCACATGGGGTTTGCCGTCTGGCGCCCTGCCTTGAGCCGTATCATGGCGCATGTGAACCGCTTCGTGTGCGAGGTGGAAGGCGAGATGCCGGCGCGCACGAGGTCCGAGCAGCGCGCCCATGAGCGTGCCGAAAAGCGCGCGCGGCGCGACGCCTCCGAGTCGGCGCGGCAGGCCTGA
- a CDS encoding esterase/lipase family protein translates to MNISEDLTRVPGLGEKIVEVANNFSRLPHRFGHLGPRGPRGGPPALVIPGFLTTDRTTLALRRGFADGGWRVHGWGRGRNNGAYAGVIEDLDERLDEVRHGDKALVVGWSLGGVMARELARTHPDKVRAVVTLASPFSGDRRHNNVWQYYEKVAGHAVDDPPVAQKPDKPPVPTLALYAEKDGLLAQGCQRGETHESDACIGIPCGHFRIGMSRPMIARVVDAVNAFVPK, encoded by the coding sequence ATGAATATCTCTGAGGACCTCACCCGGGTCCCCGGCCTCGGCGAGAAGATCGTCGAGGTCGCCAACAATTTCTCGCGCCTGCCGCACCGCTTCGGTCATCTCGGGCCGCGCGGGCCGAGGGGCGGCCCGCCGGCGCTGGTCATTCCCGGCTTCCTCACCACCGACCGGACGACACTGGCGCTAAGGCGCGGGTTCGCCGACGGGGGCTGGCGGGTGCATGGTTGGGGACGCGGGCGCAACAATGGCGCCTATGCGGGCGTCATCGAGGATCTCGACGAACGGCTCGACGAGGTCCGGCACGGCGACAAGGCGCTGGTCGTCGGCTGGAGCCTCGGCGGGGTGATGGCGCGCGAACTGGCGCGCACCCATCCCGACAAGGTCCGCGCGGTCGTCACCCTCGCCTCGCCCTTCTCGGGCGACCGGCGGCACAACAATGTCTGGCAATATTACGAGAAGGTCGCGGGCCATGCGGTCGACGATCCGCCGGTCGCCCAAAAGCCCGACAAACCGCCGGTACCGACACTGGCGCTCTATGCCGAGAAGGACGGGCTGCTCGCGCAGGGCTGCCAGCGTGGTGAGACCCACGAGAGCGATGCCTGCATCGGCATTCCCTGCGGTCATTTCCGCATCGGCATGTCGCGCCCGATGATCGCGCGCGTGGTCGACGCGGTGAATGCTTTCGTCCCGAAATAG
- the serS gene encoding serine--tRNA ligase codes for MLSIDFIKNNRAQVRDAIAAKNVDLDLDALLALDAEIRSAKTEIDQLRAERNRISGMFKDAAPEEKAELGRKAKEAGKRAGELENGLGEKVAAFEAMMLKMPNIPWEGAPVGPGEDDNIVIRTEGSPRQFDFEPLDHVALLEKNDWADLSRITQVSGSRTYCLKGRLALLEQKLMAWALEEIMGNGFQPITLPAIAREEAFVRQGQFPGHREETYELEKDDLFLAGTAEVALTGLHSGEILEEAQLPVLYAGYSPCFRREAGSAGRDVRGLLRVHQFVKVEQFVICQADEDVSAEWHEKLLGAAEKLLKAMDIPYQVIETSTGDMGLGKYRMNDLESWVPSLNKYRETHSCSTLHDWQARRAKLRYRNAEGKVVFAHTLNNTALASPRILVPLLENHQTEDGRVRLPEGIRHLMNGDEYL; via the coding sequence ATGCTCAGCATCGACTTCATCAAGAACAATCGCGCGCAAGTGCGCGATGCCATCGCCGCCAAGAATGTCGACCTCGACCTCGACGCGCTCCTCGCCCTCGACGCCGAGATCCGCTCGGCCAAGACCGAGATCGACCAGCTGCGCGCCGAGCGCAATCGCATCTCGGGCATGTTCAAGGACGCCGCGCCCGAGGAAAAAGCCGAGCTCGGCAGGAAGGCCAAGGAAGCGGGCAAGCGCGCGGGTGAACTTGAAAATGGCCTTGGCGAGAAGGTCGCGGCCTTCGAGGCGATGATGCTGAAGATGCCCAACATCCCGTGGGAAGGTGCCCCCGTCGGCCCCGGCGAGGATGATAACATCGTCATCCGCACCGAAGGCAGCCCGCGCCAGTTCGACTTCGAGCCGCTCGACCATGTCGCGCTGCTCGAGAAGAACGACTGGGCCGATTTGAGCCGCATCACGCAGGTGTCGGGTAGCCGCACCTACTGCCTCAAGGGCCGCCTCGCGCTACTCGAGCAGAAGCTGATGGCCTGGGCATTGGAAGAGATCATGGGCAACGGCTTCCAGCCGATCACCCTGCCCGCCATCGCGCGCGAGGAAGCCTTCGTCCGGCAGGGGCAATTCCCCGGCCACCGCGAGGAGACCTACGAGCTGGAGAAGGACGACCTGTTCCTCGCCGGCACCGCCGAGGTGGCGCTGACGGGCCTGCATTCGGGCGAGATCCTCGAGGAAGCGCAGCTTCCCGTCCTCTATGCCGGTTACAGCCCCTGCTTCCGCCGTGAGGCGGGCAGCGCGGGACGCGATGTGCGCGGCCTCCTGCGCGTCCACCAGTTCGTCAAGGTCGAGCAGTTCGTCATCTGCCAGGCCGACGAGGATGTCTCGGCCGAATGGCACGAGAAGCTCCTCGGTGCCGCCGAAAAGCTGCTGAAGGCGATGGACATCCCCTACCAGGTGATCGAGACCTCGACCGGCGACATGGGCCTCGGCAAGTATCGCATGAACGATCTCGAAAGCTGGGTGCCGAGCCTTAACAAGTATCGCGAGACGCACAGCTGCTCGACGCTGCACGACTGGCAGGCACGCCGCGCCAAGCTTCGCTATCGCAATGCCGAGGGCAAGGTGGTGTTCGCGCACACGCTCAACAACACCGCGCTGGCGAGCCCGCGTATCCTCGTGCCGCTGCTCGAGAACCACCAGACCGAGGACGGTCGCGTGCGCCTTCCCGAGGGCATCCGCCATCTCATGAACGGCGATGAATATCTCTGA
- a CDS encoding DUF808 domain-containing protein — translation MPSGLVALLDDVALIARTAAASVDDVAAAAGKAGTKTAGVIIDDAAVTPRYVTGLDPSRELPIIGKITLGSLKNKLIFLLPAALLLSEFAPFLIIPILMLGGGFLAFEATEKIIEAITGDHHGEATLAATDTPEELEKRQVSGAVRTDFILSAEIMAITLNELTAGGMVDNIWMRAGALAIVAVAVTVIVYGSVAIIVKLDDIGLHLAKRENGFARKFGRALIAFVPKLLKALSIIGTAAMLWVGGSILLHGFHELHVLGFLYEWNHDAAVAVAGDNGVGVWIMETLGAALTGLVFGFIIVQVVTRLFGHHPLHGGGEPVKDTH, via the coding sequence ATGCCGTCAGGACTGGTTGCACTGCTCGACGACGTCGCGCTCATCGCGCGGACTGCCGCTGCCAGCGTCGATGACGTGGCCGCCGCGGCGGGCAAGGCGGGGACCAAGACGGCCGGCGTCATCATCGACGATGCCGCCGTGACACCGCGCTACGTCACCGGCCTCGACCCCAGCCGCGAACTGCCGATCATCGGCAAGATCACGCTCGGCAGCCTCAAGAACAAGCTCATCTTCCTGTTGCCCGCCGCGCTGCTCCTGTCCGAATTCGCGCCTTTCCTCATCATCCCCATCCTGATGCTCGGCGGCGGCTTCCTTGCGTTCGAGGCGACCGAGAAGATCATCGAGGCGATCACCGGTGACCATCACGGCGAGGCGACGCTCGCCGCTACCGACACGCCCGAGGAACTGGAAAAGCGGCAGGTGTCGGGCGCGGTGCGCACCGACTTCATCCTGTCGGCCGAGATCATGGCGATCACCCTCAATGAGCTCACTGCGGGCGGGATGGTCGACAATATCTGGATGCGCGCGGGCGCGCTGGCGATCGTCGCGGTGGCGGTGACCGTCATCGTCTACGGCAGTGTGGCAATCATCGTGAAGCTCGACGACATCGGCCTCCACCTCGCAAAGCGTGAGAACGGCTTTGCCAGGAAGTTCGGCCGCGCGCTCATCGCCTTCGTACCCAAGCTCCTCAAGGCGCTTAGCATCATCGGCACCGCCGCCATGCTGTGGGTCGGCGGCTCGATCCTGCTTCACGGCTTCCACGAGCTGCACGTCCTCGGCTTCCTTTACGAATGGAACCATGACGCGGCGGTGGCGGTCGCGGGCGACAATGGGGTCGGCGTCTGGATCATGGAAACGCTCGGCGCGGCGCTGACCGGCCTCGTGTTCGGCTTCATCATCGTCCAGGTCGTGACGCGCCTGTTCGGCCACCACCCGCTGCACGGTGGCGGCGAGCCGGTGAAGGATACACATTGA
- the crcB gene encoding fluoride efflux transporter CrcB has product MHALAVFLGGGLGALARYGVGKWTMAWFGTGFPVGTLAVNVAGSLMIGIAVGALEGVGQPAKLFFVTGLLGGFTTFSAFSLDTMTLWERGQVGVALAYVGASVLLSLLACAAGWALAR; this is encoded by the coding sequence ATGCACGCGCTGGCGGTGTTCCTCGGCGGCGGCCTGGGCGCGCTCGCCCGCTATGGCGTGGGCAAGTGGACGATGGCCTGGTTCGGCACCGGCTTTCCGGTGGGCACGCTGGCGGTCAATGTCGCGGGCAGCCTGATGATCGGCATCGCGGTCGGCGCGCTGGAAGGCGTCGGCCAGCCCGCCAAGCTCTTCTTTGTCACCGGCCTGCTCGGCGGCTTCACCACCTTCTCGGCCTTCAGCCTCGACACGATGACGCTTTGGGAGAGGGGACAGGTCGGGGTGGCGCTCGCCTATGTGGGCGCCTCAGTCCTCCTCTCGCTCCTCGCCTGCGCGGCGGGCTGGGCGCTCGCCCGCTAG
- a CDS encoding flavin reductase family protein has translation MSGWRTFDGEDGDPRDLRDAFGSFATGVTVVTCRDAEGVPHGLTANSFTSLSLDPPLLIVCPAKVTTSADPLTSADHFAVNVLRTEQRPASITFSTPAGDRFGKTQWEEGAGGAPLLTGSLAHFECARHAVHDGGDHWILVGRVLRARFEEGPDPLLYYRGRYRRLHFDD, from the coding sequence ATGAGCGGATGGCGCACATTTGACGGTGAGGACGGCGACCCGCGCGATTTGCGCGACGCCTTCGGGAGTTTCGCGACCGGCGTGACGGTGGTCACCTGCCGCGATGCCGAAGGCGTGCCGCACGGCCTGACCGCCAACAGCTTCACCTCGCTCAGCCTCGATCCGCCGCTGCTGATCGTCTGCCCCGCCAAGGTGACGACCAGCGCCGACCCGCTGACGAGCGCGGACCATTTCGCGGTCAACGTGCTGCGCACCGAGCAGCGCCCCGCCTCGATCACCTTCTCGACGCCCGCGGGCGACCGCTTCGGCAAGACGCAGTGGGAGGAGGGCGCGGGCGGCGCGCCGCTACTGACCGGCAGCCTCGCGCATTTCGAATGCGCGCGCCATGCCGTGCATGACGGCGGCGATCACTGGATCCTCGTCGGCCGCGTGCTGCGCGCGCGCTTCGAGGAAGGGCCCGATCCGCTACTCTATTATCGCGGCCGCTACCGCCGCCTCCACTTCGACGACTAG